ccagagcgtcccgaaagtgttttgcagtacggaactgtcactttcactacatggaacactcaaaacgcagcTTTCGTTATggaaatgaatacagaacgaacaactttcagatcgcgtcgtctaaaaaatatttttttgacagtCAATTTAATACCAAACGGTGGTGGTAACATTTGTAAGAAACATTTGtaacaatattcatattatttagcATCAGTAACAATGATAACGTGTTAAAAATCATTGCGGTTACTACAGTTTTTTCCTAAGACCACTATATCTATGAGTATATCCGTCAAAGTAAAAAACGGATCAAACAGCGGTCTGTTTCATTTTGTTCCAGGACGCTAGACAAGGAAGGAAAATATGGGACGTCCCATGACATCTGGCAACCTTGATCACGGCACCAATCTAGCCTCGATAACTGATGATTTACGAATAACTAATGGGGTGAAATAGCCTAATTTCGTATCAAGTTCCAAATTGTGGACAGTAGGcttgaaaattattgttataaaaaaataaataactcatCCAAGTAAATATTATGACAATCCTTACATAAATGGACGACTGACTGACCGTTGctgataatgataataataaataaaaattattatattttttcgtcATCCATAACTTATTATTATGATAAAGTTAGAACCACATATACCATGTGGTTTGAGAAATACTtgggaaattttggaaaagtaaCGATTTGTTATCATTTATTAGGCCTCTTACTCGTCGCATGGAGACAAATCTGGAGAATACAGTAGACGTAGTAGCAGTTCGTAGTCCATTTTGACCGTATCGTGATTATAGTGAAAGATTAATCGCCACCTTAAGAATCCCAGAACACGGTTGCCATTTCCTTTGCAGCCGATAAGTCAGTCGCAATCTTCGCTTTCTTTAGAGAGCGTTTACCGGGTGAAGTGTACTGTTTTGACAGTACTTTGATCTCTGTTGTGTACTAGTAGATACATGTTTCAAGAAACTACTTCAGATAGCGCTTAACGATATCAAACGTTTATGTAAAGTAGTATCAGGATTGCGCTCATTATCCGTAGTCTAATAACACCATCGACAGCTTTGTAATACCCAAAATTTCATAGATATGATTCACGAAACCTTTTCAAATCCTAATGTCTCAGCAACCTCACCTCAATCGGCGATCTGCCACTACGAGATAGTGAAATTTTATCCCTTGATCCTCCGTGGCTGAATGTTATGCTAGAGgaaattgaaggaaaaataaaagacaaaagaaaaattttccacTACATCAGAGCACCAATTACGCTCAGGAGGGCGTTATCGAGAATAGAAGGGAAGGTATATGGAGCACATTTTGAAGCTTCGAAGGAAACGATGAAGATGATAACTTAGAGGAGCTAGCAGACAtggtaggcatttcaaaaagtctctgaagatgataacttggtacTTTCCATAAATGTTTCATCGGTACATTACCTCATGCAAGTCCATGAACATCATCTTAATACCGATTTTGTTTCTAATTAATTCCAGACAGAATACAATGAATCTCCACAAAATCCTCCTTCTATTAAACTCTCCAATATTATTTCACCCAATCTGAGGAGGGTAATTAATGGTTATACCCctgttatgaataaaaaaatatatattttcaaaagttctTTTGAGGTATGGAACGTgttaaaaaattgagtaaactttattttaaattagaataatCAGTACAATAAATTACTTATAAAGtaatagttattaaaaaaaaacattttctgaaagaaataaaaataccgCACAGTACATCCCAGTCttattttccttttccttttctcGCAAGCCTCTGTTGcttcttcaaaattatttctttcatagtATCAGTATAACCTGCCATATCATCAACCGTCGATTCTTCTGATGTACTGctcgtttttttcttatttttctctttttccaattttttttgcaaaatttcacGCATCGCAGCTGTGTATCCATTCAAGTTAACACCTTCTTTAGGTATGGATTTAGGTTTCGCTGTACTCTTAACacgatttgtttgttttattttcggTTTAGCGTTTGTGATAACCTCTTCATGACCTTCACTACTGCCATctaaaaataatcacaattatataattttgatttttatacgGTCGAATTGATCAAAAAATCAATACCAGAATCATTTAATTCCATATTGACGTCTAGATTTATATCATTCTCTTTTTCATCTTCAGAAGACTCGGAAACGTCTTCTTTTTTTGGAGACttccttttcaaattttgaacaactATACCCTTGCGTTTTCTTTTAACTGTTGCTTTGACTGCAGGTGAATCTATCAAATGAAATTATGATTAATATAACTTTCGAAACAATacataagaaaattatttgaacacaatatatattaaaaaatgccACAGTGTACAATAAATCCACCCTCACGTGATACATAGATATGTAGCAAGCATTTGATAAGGTAAGATTTTATAACTACTTAAAAAATAGTACCGCTAATAAAATTTCTGCCAAAATgacaaaataagtaataatagTCACAAAACAGACAGTCAGAAAGTGTATTGTATGTAAGTATGTATGCTACgtcccaaaggatctattgtgtccccctttcttgccgCGATACTGGGGAaaccagtgtttacagctgatctagTAATCATACTCCTTCTAGGAAATTTAAAATGTGGGATCACTTTTTGTATTACGAAtgccaaaaatataaatagcaaaCCTTGTATCAGATCAGAGAACAACTTATAATCACTCGAAGCATAACTAGAGGAAATAGCACATACAAAATGTACGGATCAAACAAGGCAACAGTCTcagttttatctatttttaatgtCCTCATAATTCACCAGGCTGATAATGCTgttgaaatattggaaaaagagAACGAACTACAAAGAGTATTATAGAGATTTGAAACTCTCACAGGATtatactgaaacaaaaaaagatacTTCTCGACAGATTGtgtaatttataacaaaagtacAGAGCAAATCATGTTTATAATTTCTAATGCCTTCTATGCACGGAGCTACTCATAAAAACTAATTACTAATATTACTAACTGATGTGATTTTCATGTTCTAATCTAAACAAACTTTTCCagtttagttttttattgacaaaataaaaaaaattacaagtgACCTGGAATTCATGAAGTAGAAATAAAAGTCAAGATGGCAGCAGTTAAAAAACGTCATTTGTAGAACAGCCGCTACAAAAATAATTGTGGAGTCTGGGATTCTTCAACATAGTTACTAGTCGATAAAGTCGTCTGTTAATTCCATTGAATAACATAGGTACTGAATCAACGGGAATCAGTTAGTGATTCGTGTCaataattagtttcaaattaGTAGCTCCGTGTGTATTAGGAACTAAGGGTTAAAATTACGAACAATCGGAAACTGAAACCAGCAGCTGAGATAGgggaatttttttgaaatgaaaaccTAAATTTAGATAACAGGCGAAATGTtgagaaatagaaaaaggatcAAGGATGCTCCAGATGAAGTAATACTGATCAGAACTGGAAAAAGAACATGCAGAGATCAGGTGTATAAAGTAAACAAGGATACacttgtaaattttcaattgaaaaaccaattaaatatttgtatgaGATCAAGatcacaattttaaaaaagaagtatTACAATTATgagcaaaatagaaaaaaagccTGTTATATGATGCCCATTATACACCTCAACTTTTGGTGTGTTGAGCATTAACAAATATTCACCAGCAACATCTTCATCTACGTCCATATCACTAACTTCTTGGTTCTCTGAAGATTCTGGAACAACTTTTTTTCTGGGAGATTTCCGAAGAGTCTGTGTTAATCCGTTTACCTTAATTGGCGTTTTTTGTGAAggtaaattatctaaaaaaaaatgttaatcgatataaatctatttaaatAAGTGCTTATTGTACCAGTATCACTTTCTTCCGAATCACTTTGAGATGAATCGACAATTACTGTTTCCTTTTGCTCTTTTCTCTTAAGTGGTGGAGCTAACAACTGTTTTCTGGGAGATTTCCTAACAGACTGtgttaatttgttttctttaattGGAGTTTTCCGTGAAGGTGGATTATCTAAAAGAGAAAACAAAGTTAATCgaaataaatctatttaaatAAGTGCTTATTGTACCAGTATCATTTTCTTCCGAATCGCTTTGAGATGATTCGAAAGttggttttttcttttgtacTTTTCTCTTGGGTGATGGAGCTAACAACTTTTTAGAAGTCTTGGTTTTGGTAAATTTAAATGGTTGTTCGAGGGAATCGGTAGAATCCaaacctttcaaaaatattttcctaatttttttataatctggcTTCATATTATGTTTTAGAGTAACTAAATAATTCAGGAATTCTACTAGTGGAGCTGAAATTCATATAATtactacaattttataaaaacaatattaataaacatGCACATTAttgggaaaaattttataataatataccattggaagttttcaaaaaacatggataaatttaaaaaaaaaaactaaactgCTCTACTAAATTCATACTCCACTTAAGTAGAGTCTAATGGTATAGTATGAGTGAGAATTTGTCTTTGGCTCATTTCTATTTTCCCCAATTAATTTATAAGTTAAAACACCATAAACTAAGTTATCCTGatactaaaaaatattctatggtTGGTTGGTTACCACTTCTGTGAAATACAAAACACCCAGGAGCTATTCTACAAGATGGATATAAAACAAATGTAATTTTGTAAagtattgaaagttttttttaaacctattgtttacttttttacaaaaatatgtttcagtTTGGTTTTCTATACAACTAAAAAGctattcaatgaaaaatgaaaaggtGGGTTTTGATATACGAGATTCAAAATGTTTGACAATTAATACTTTACTAgatgttgatataaaattgttattattgttcACTGCTGATATGCAAATCATTTTGTTTgctttatagtttttttgtgtAACTCGCACAGAGACATAATATTTAAAGCTTTAAAATAGATTGGAGTGAGAATCCAATGGAACagaaaagtttattataattaatcgcaaaaatctattaaaattcacacttataaattttaattgctataagatatttttcattgcAGTATACAGAACCATATTATAGAGAATTTAAAATAGACACTAAACTTACCTGGCGGTGATTTTGTACCAAAGcaagttttcataaatttagaCACATCAGACATACAAGTGTCTTTTGATTTATAAACTGCATTGGGATCTTTTAAATTCTTTTCCCATGGTAAAACACAGCCTAACCATTGTATCATATTATAAGCTAGAATTTCAAGATCACCCCTTCTCGTTTGAACTAAAAAATTGCACATATGAGAAAAAGTAGAAGACAAAACTGAAGgtattaaaattaacaatttagaagtaaaataatttttacctcCTTGGTGAGCATCCCTACTTAAATATTCAATTGTACCATCATGAGCCTTCTTAGGGTTAGGTTTAAACACGGAATCATCATTAAACTTAGTAGCTAGACCAAAATCTACAAGGTATAATTGTTTATTAAGCGTATCTTTGGTGGATCCCATCAAGATATTTGCCCCTTTAAGATCGGCATGAACGTAGCCTCTACTATGGATGTATTCCAGAGCATCCAACtggaattgaaattatatttacaaatattcataCGCAATTAGACCTACAAAATTTACCATTTGTATTGCTATTTTAAAAACTGTCGAAGCGGGAAATAGtttgttattttctaaaaaaattttccatacaTCTGTTCCAAATTTTTCCATCACAACAAATCTGTATTTCTCTTGGCAGTATTCATGAGATCCTGACCCCAAATATAGAGGAATTCCTAATGTTTTCAAACCTGCTTTCCTCTTAAATTCATCCACTACAAAATACACTGCTTGAAATGTATGAAcatatattattacataatcaaaaacaaatattaccgtcttcttttttgcaatttctcatGTAAAAATGCATCTCAACAAATAGAGGTCCATTTGAATGAGGTTCCTATAATAAATTCCAATTTACTAGGCTATTATcaactatttataaaatcaatataaaaaaaattattgacaatccttactatttttataacataagGGTATTTATTACTATTGTCTGTTGCTTCTTTGGCTGAATATATTGCGCCGAAACCACCTTGTCCAATGGATGAACCAAGTTTCCATTGCTTTTTAGATATATCTTGTAGGACTTCCCCTAATGGTAACGGTTCAGCTAATTTATAGCCGTTTGCGGCTTTTCTTTTTGGTGCTGCTTTGGGCATTatcaaaattactaaaattaaaaacgaacaaaaactaaaattgattttaaaccTTATAACCAAACTTAACATTCCACATTTAGCCAACTGTCAAATAATTCAACTTTCAAAGCTGTTTGGCTACACTGAATTTCTTCACGAACAACCAATCATGCAATTCAATACAAATTTCATCTTTCAAATGAGACAAAGTGATTGGTTAGAGATTAACGGACAATCTATTCTTCCAAACAAAGATCGTTTTTTTAAAACTACTACAAGATTTGAAGTTGTTAATATCCAAGTATTTTTTAAGAAAGaactaatttaacaaatttttcttgaCTGTGATTGccccaatttttcttattataccATTATCTGTAGGTTATGAAAGGATCGACTGTGACAATGTGTCTAAAGTGACGCTTCCGTTATAATAAGAACTCTATCAATATAATTGATCATCTTATCgtaaaaatcatataaaaatctgaaaatatttttatagaaaattctaTTATTGGTATCATGTATATATTTGGCTTTAGCAATTTAACTTGCCATTACATATCAGGTTATTGGATAAATTTACGACATCCTTCCTAATAGCCACAATATGCTTATCTATCAAACAGGTTAGTCTCTTGggaattaaattaatcttatAAGTAAGAAATAGCAAGAGAAACtttaaactaataaataataaataactctAGGTgcttattttggaaaaagagaATGAGTATTTAGAAACTCATTTACCAGTTATTACCATCTTTATTCTTTAAATTGCAGTGATTAACAGCTGACGTAATCAATTCTATCTTGTGTGGCACAcctgtttataatttgttttgtatGAAAGTTTGAAGTTGTGAGATGGCATCAAAAATAAAGCTCAACGACGAGGTaagtaaaaaagtatatttttttaaattttcaatgcATGTTATCATCTCAAAAGTTGTGCCAAAACTAAATTATTAACGCTTCAATAAAATtaagataagataaaaattatctGTGTTCCTATTTAGTGTTATCAAAACCACGCCTATGTAAACTCccagttaatttttaattttattcccTAAAAATTAAGTAGATCTACAAATAAATACTTGTTACATTGATAAATGTATTTGCATTTGTAAACAGATCGTACGTT
This genomic interval from Diorhabda sublineata isolate icDioSubl1.1 chromosome 7, icDioSubl1.1, whole genome shotgun sequence contains the following:
- the LOC130446959 gene encoding serine/threonine-protein kinase VRK1-like, translating into MLSLVIRFKINFSFCSFLILVILIMPKAAPKRKAANGYKLAEPLPLGEVLQDISKKQWKLGSSIGQGGFGAIYSAKEATDNSNKYPYVIKIEPHSNGPLFVEMHFYMRNCKKEDVDEFKRKAGLKTLGIPLYLGSGSHEYCQEKYRFVVMEKFGTDVWKIFLENNKLFPASTVFKIAIQMLDALEYIHSRGYVHADLKGANILMGSTKDTLNKQLYLVDFGLATKFNDDSVFKPNPKKAHDGTIEYLSRDAHQGVQTRRGDLEILAYNMIQWLGCVLPWEKNLKDPNAVYKSKDTCMSDVSKFMKTCFGTKSPPAPLVEFLNYLVTLKHNMKPDYKKIRKIFLKGLDSTDSLEQPFKFTKTKTSKKLLAPSPKRKVQKKKPTFESSQSDSEENDTDNPPSRKTPIKENKLTQSVRKSPRKQLLAPPLKRKEQKETVIVDSSQSDSEESDTDNLPSQKTPIKVNGLTQTLRKSPRKKVVPESSENQEVSDMDVDEDVADSPAVKATVKRKRKGIVVQNLKRKSPKKEDVSESSEDEKENDINLDVNMELNDSDGSSEGHEEVITNAKPKIKQTNRVKSTAKPKSIPKEGVNLNGYTAAMREILQKKLEKEKNKKKTSSTSEESTVDDMAGYTDTMKEIILKKQQRLARKGKGK